A region of the Phycisphaerales bacterium genome:
AGAATCAGGATGCTGTGTGGTTCCTGCTCGGCAAGAAGGCGGACGGCCGCAAGAACATCAGGATTGTTACCGCCAGCGGTGGGCAAGATGACGCCGACGCCTGCGCAGAGGGATCGTTGTGCTACCGCCTGAAGGGGCGTCATTGGAAGGGCCGCCTTGCCGGCAAGAATGCCATGCAGGTGCGCCGCGAAATGCGAAACGCTGAATGACCCACCGGATCCCACGGCCAGTAACGGATGGGGTTGTAGGCGCTCAACAGCGCGCGCAAGATCGTCGACCGCTTGGGTGAGAGCCCAGGCGTAGGTAGTGGGCAAGGCGTCAATCTCAGTTTCAAAAGGCTTTCCCAATTTATCTCCGTGTCGCTAGCAGAAGGCGGTCCTTGAGCGCGACGTACCCTGCCTCAAGTCTTTCAAGATGTCCACTCGAAGAAGGATTCATGTTTCCTCAAACCCGAAGTCAGTGAACCTCAAGGTCCGGCAGTTTTCCGTCACGTCACGAACCGTCTTGTCTGATGCACCCTCGGGCAGCCGGGCGCTGACTTCGAGCGTGATCTCCACGTCGGCCCCGACGACGCCGGTCAGGTGTTGAACGACCTCTTCGGCGATGCGGGCCGCGTCGCGGCCCAAGCGGAGGGGGTCCACCTTTACCGAGCCGTGAAAGCGGCGCAGGACCGGTGCGGCGGGCACCGCCACGCCCGGTGTGCCGCCGAGGGAGACCTGATTCGAGTCGAACCCGTCCGAGTTGGGCTGGCCAGCGGGGACGGGAGAGAGGGGAGCAGGCCCCGCGACTGTCGTCCCTGCAGCAGCCGCTCGCTGCTCGGCCGCGAGTTGGGCGGCGGCAATGTCCGGCTTGACCAGCACGGCCCGGTCGTCGGCGATGACGCGGATCGTCGTTGCGGTGCGGAGACCCTGGTACCGCTTCTTCTGCTCATCCCAGCCTTCCGCATAGGCGAACGTCTCGCTCTGCCACATCAGGCTCGCCACGCCCTCCTGGATGGCGGCAAACAGCACGTTTTCGTCGCGAAGCCGGGGCAGGTAGAGGTAGCGGGCCATGTACTCGGCCAGCTGCTTCACGCCGACGTGGTTTCCGCTCCACAGCGGCACGCGATCGAGTTCGGTCCGCAGCCGCACGGCTCCCATCTGCACGAGCAGTGCTTCCTCGTTCTTCAACTTCTTTGCGGCCCTGCCGGCAAGGCTCTCCTGGCCCTGGAGCTTCAACTCGGTCCACGACGGCTCCCCCTTCGGGTCGGCCTGGCTGGGAACGAGAAGCCACTGATACGCCTCGGTAATCCGCAAATCGACCGCTTCGTTGGCGCCCTTGCGTTTCGTCTCGGCCTGGCGAGTCTGAAACTGGTCGAGGTTGAGCGGCACGCGCTCGTCCCAGATTGACGACCAGGCGAGGTACTGGCGAACCGCCTGCTCCAGTTCGCGCAGCCGGTTGATGTCCGGGGCGAGAAACACGAGCGTGTTCTTGTAGTTACGCGGGGACGATCCCCGCGATTCGAGAATGGCCGCGGCTTCCTTCCGCGCCGCGCTGATGCCGTTCTTGTTCGTGTGCGGGTAGTCCGGCCCCAGGATGACGAGGCGGGCCTCGCGTTCATCGGGAATGTCGCTGCTTGGCACGCAGGCATGGATCTTCGAGAAGTCGGCCCGCGTCCGCGCCTGGTCCCGCAGGCGCTTGACGATCTCGTCACTGATTTGGTCGTCGCTCTGCTGGCCGGCGCGGTCGTCCGCCAGTCGCGCCACGGTCGGCTGCGTGGAGTACCAATAGCGCTTGCCGTCCACGTACAGGTACGTGGCGCTGTCCGTGAGCCGCCGCAGTGCATCGCCGAAGGTCGCGACCGATTCACCGGGCTGCGCGCAGCCGAGCTTGATCTGTCGCTCGTCGATTCCGCGGTGCGCTGCCCTCATCGTTGGAGCCGAGCCCATGTAGATGGTCCGGGCCACGCGGCGCGTCGCCGAGTAGCGGCCGAGATTCGGGTTGTCACGGTCAAGCGCGAGCGGCAGCGAGTTCGCCCCGTCCACGTCCTTCTCGATCACCGGAATCCATTGATCTTCCAGGTATCGCGTCAACTCGAACTGCACGATCGGATCATCGACGGGCACGTTGCCGGGCATGATGAGCAGATTGCCGTCCTGGCGCTCCCATAGCGAGTGGATGACCGTCGCCATGAGGCGCAGCACGCCGCGGGTGCGCTGGAACTTGTCGAGCGTGGACCAGTCGTTGTAGAGCCGGTCGAACATCTCCGGGTGGATCGGGTAGGCCATCTTGATGCGGCGCTCGTAGTCGGCTTCGCGACACTCGGTCGGAAACTCCTGCTGCTGGGTGCCGTACCAATCGACGAACGCGCGAGCCACGGCGTCGCGGGCGACGAACTGGTCGCCGGAGAGCGGCTGAAACAGCCGCCGCCTCACGATCTCGAAGCCTTCGTCCGGGCTGGCCGGCCGCCATGATGCTTCGACACGCCCTACAGCGTTCTTGAGCCGGGCCAGCGCCTCGCGTCCGCG
Encoded here:
- a CDS encoding DUF499 domain-containing protein produces the protein MAVSNRERVGKGLDLLAAGLRPFVERELKSHLGDDWQNVLPEAGNRGARGKSQAANLDDPATLLGVLWDQWNAVFRDVLGPAERSIVSELRGVRNQWAHNEQFTSNDAIRALDSMERLLNAVSAADAAGEVGHMRMDLMRTMFDEQRRSEMRKRSAQPTEGKPQGGLKPWREVVTPHPDVASGRYQQAEFAADLWQVYQGEGSDEYKHPTEFFRRTFITEGLRRLLSQAVLRLSGKGGDPVVELQTNFGGGKTHSMLALYHLFSGASPADLPGAEELVKAVGIQLPKNVRRTVFVGTQISPGKPHKKPDGTTVRTLWGEIAWQLGGKEGYKLVKEDDERATNPGATMTELFNKYGPCLILIDEWVAYARQLHGTADLPAGTFDTQFTFAQALSEAAKAAKNTLLVVSIPASESPHQRADRAVTDIEVGGERGREALARLKNAVGRVEASWRPASPDEGFEIVRRRLFQPLSGDQFVARDAVARAFVDWYGTQQQEFPTECREADYERRIKMAYPIHPEMFDRLYNDWSTLDKFQRTRGVLRLMATVIHSLWERQDGNLLIMPGNVPVDDPIVQFELTRYLEDQWIPVIEKDVDGANSLPLALDRDNPNLGRYSATRRVARTIYMGSAPTMRAAHRGIDERQIKLGCAQPGESVATFGDALRRLTDSATYLYVDGKRYWYSTQPTVARLADDRAGQQSDDQISDEIVKRLRDQARTRADFSKIHACVPSSDIPDEREARLVILGPDYPHTNKNGISAARKEAAAILESRGSSPRNYKNTLVFLAPDINRLRELEQAVRQYLAWSSIWDERVPLNLDQFQTRQAETKRKGANEAVDLRITEAYQWLLVPSQADPKGEPSWTELKLQGQESLAGRAAKKLKNEEALLVQMGAVRLRTELDRVPLWSGNHVGVKQLAEYMARYLYLPRLRDENVLFAAIQEGVASLMWQSETFAYAEGWDEQKKRYQGLRTATTIRVIADDRAVLVKPDIAAAQLAAEQRAAAAGTTVAGPAPLSPVPAGQPNSDGFDSNQVSLGGTPGVAVPAAPVLRRFHGSVKVDPLRLGRDAARIAEEVVQHLTGVVGADVEITLEVSARLPEGASDKTVRDVTENCRTLRFTDFGFEET